One segment of Enterobacter ludwigii DNA contains the following:
- a CDS encoding nitrate reductase subunit alpha, with translation MSKLLDRFRYFKQKGDSFASGHGQVYNTNRDWEDSYRQRWQFDKIVRSTHGVNCTGSCSWKIYVKNGLVTWETQQTDYPRTRPDLPNHEPRGCPRGASYSWYLYSANRLKYPLVRRTLIELWRDALAQHSDPVLAWDAIQNDPQKSRSYKQARGHGGFIRSSWKELNQLIAAANVWTIKHYGPDRVAGFSPIPAMSMVSYAAGTRYLSLLGGTCLSFYDWYCDLPPASPMTWGEQTDVPESADWYNSSYIIAWGSNVPQTRTPDAHFFTEVRYKGTKTVAITPDFSEVAKLSDQWLAPKQGTDSALTMAMGHVILKEFHLDNPSEYFLNYCRRYTDMPMLVLLDEQADGRVVPGRMLRASDLTDGLGEANNAEWKTVAFDIAGDLVVPNGSIGFRWGEKGKWNLAPLAADHETELTLSLLITHDSVAEVAFPYFGGNENPHFRSVKQDPVLTRRVPSKTLMLADGSQKRVVSVYDLILANYGLDRGLEDSNAAGSYDQIKAYTPAWGEQITGVPAYLIEKIAREFADTAHKTHGRSMIILGAGVNHWYHMDMNYRGMINMLVFCGCVGQNGGGWSHYVGQEKLRPQTGWLPLAFALDWNRPPRQMNSTSYFYNHACQWRYEKLTAQELLSPLADATKFTGHLIDFNVRAERMGWLPSAPQLNLNPLHIKARADAAGMTPQEYTVQALKSGDIRFACEQPDNGKNHPRNLFVWRSNLLGSSGKGHEYMLKYLLGTESGIQGEDLGSTDDVKPEEVEWQTQAIEGKLDLLVTLDFRMSSTCLFSDIVLPTATWYEKDDMNTSDMHPFIHPLSAAVDPAWESRSDWEIYKGIASVFSEVCIGHLGTETDVVLQPLQHDSPGELSQPFDIQDWRKGECDLIPGKTAPTIAVVERHYPETYERFTSLGPLMDKLGNGGKGISWNTQSEVDFLGKLNYVKLDGPAKGRPRIETAIDASEVILALAPETNGQVAVRAWQALGELTGRDHTHLALNKEDEKIRFRDIQAQPRKIISSPTWSGLESEHVSYNAGYTNVHELIPWRTLSGRQQLYQDHPWMRAFGESLVAYRPPIDTRSVSHMREIPPNGFPEKALNFLTPHQKWGIHSTYSENLLMQTLSRGGPIVWISETDARELGIEDNDWIEAFNANGALTARAVVSQRVPPGMTMMYHAQERILNIPGSEVTGRRGGIHNSVTRVCPKPTHMIGGYAQLAYSFNYYGTVGSNRDEFIMIRKMKNINWLDGEGRDQVQEAKK, from the coding sequence ATGAGTAAACTGTTGGATCGCTTTCGCTATTTCAAACAAAAAGGCGACAGCTTCGCCAGTGGACACGGGCAGGTGTACAACACCAACCGTGACTGGGAGGACAGCTACCGACAGCGATGGCAGTTCGACAAGATTGTGCGGTCCACCCATGGCGTGAACTGCACGGGCTCCTGTAGCTGGAAAATCTACGTCAAAAACGGCCTGGTTACCTGGGAAACCCAGCAGACCGACTACCCGCGTACCCGCCCCGACCTGCCTAACCACGAGCCGCGCGGCTGCCCGCGCGGTGCAAGTTATTCCTGGTACCTTTACAGCGCCAACCGGCTGAAATACCCGCTGGTGCGCCGCACGCTGATCGAACTGTGGCGTGACGCGCTGGCGCAACACAGCGATCCGGTGCTGGCCTGGGATGCCATTCAGAACGATCCGCAGAAGAGCCGGAGCTACAAGCAGGCACGCGGACACGGCGGATTTATCCGCTCCAGCTGGAAAGAGCTAAACCAGCTGATTGCTGCCGCCAACGTCTGGACCATTAAACACTACGGCCCCGATCGCGTGGCCGGTTTTTCACCGATTCCGGCGATGTCGATGGTCTCGTATGCCGCCGGGACGCGTTATCTCTCTCTGCTGGGCGGCACCTGTCTCAGCTTTTATGACTGGTATTGTGATTTGCCGCCCGCCTCGCCCATGACGTGGGGCGAGCAGACCGACGTGCCGGAATCCGCAGACTGGTATAACTCCAGCTACATCATTGCCTGGGGGTCTAACGTTCCGCAAACGCGTACGCCAGATGCCCACTTCTTTACCGAGGTCCGCTACAAAGGCACCAAAACCGTGGCCATCACCCCGGACTTCTCCGAGGTCGCCAAACTGAGCGATCAGTGGCTGGCACCCAAGCAAGGCACCGACAGCGCGCTGACGATGGCAATGGGCCACGTGATCCTCAAAGAGTTCCATCTCGACAACCCCAGCGAGTACTTCCTCAACTACTGCCGCCGCTACACCGACATGCCGATGCTGGTGCTGCTGGATGAACAGGCCGATGGCCGCGTGGTGCCGGGGCGGATGCTTCGGGCTTCTGATCTCACGGACGGGCTGGGAGAAGCCAATAATGCTGAGTGGAAAACCGTCGCCTTTGATATCGCCGGCGATCTGGTGGTGCCGAACGGGTCCATTGGTTTCCGCTGGGGCGAAAAAGGCAAATGGAACCTGGCGCCGCTGGCGGCAGATCATGAAACTGAGCTCACCCTCTCGCTGCTGATTACCCACGACAGCGTGGCAGAGGTGGCATTCCCCTATTTTGGCGGCAATGAAAATCCACACTTCCGTAGCGTCAAGCAGGATCCGGTCCTGACGCGCCGTGTACCGAGTAAAACCCTGATGCTGGCCGATGGCAGCCAGAAACGGGTGGTCAGCGTCTACGATCTGATTCTCGCTAACTACGGTCTCGATCGTGGTCTGGAAGACAGCAACGCGGCGGGCAGCTATGACCAGATCAAAGCTTACACTCCCGCCTGGGGCGAACAGATCACCGGCGTCCCGGCTTACCTGATAGAGAAAATTGCCCGTGAGTTTGCCGACACGGCGCACAAAACGCACGGCCGGTCGATGATTATCCTCGGTGCCGGGGTGAACCACTGGTACCACATGGACATGAACTACCGTGGGATGATCAACATGCTGGTGTTCTGCGGCTGCGTGGGTCAAAACGGCGGCGGCTGGTCACACTATGTGGGTCAGGAGAAGTTGCGTCCGCAAACCGGCTGGCTGCCGCTGGCGTTTGCGCTGGACTGGAACCGTCCCCCGCGCCAGATGAACAGTACGTCGTACTTCTACAACCACGCCTGCCAGTGGCGTTATGAGAAGCTGACCGCGCAGGAGTTACTCTCTCCGCTGGCGGACGCGACAAAATTCACCGGTCACCTGATCGATTTTAACGTCCGGGCAGAGCGTATGGGCTGGCTGCCCTCGGCACCGCAGTTAAACCTCAATCCGTTGCACATTAAAGCCCGGGCCGACGCCGCCGGCATGACCCCGCAGGAGTACACCGTGCAGGCATTAAAATCGGGCGATATACGTTTCGCCTGCGAACAGCCTGACAACGGTAAAAACCACCCGCGCAATCTGTTTGTCTGGCGGTCTAACCTGCTTGGTTCTTCGGGGAAAGGTCACGAGTACATGCTCAAATACCTGCTCGGTACCGAAAGCGGCATCCAGGGCGAGGATTTAGGGTCGACGGATGACGTTAAGCCCGAAGAGGTGGAGTGGCAAACTCAGGCCATTGAGGGCAAGCTTGACCTGCTGGTGACGCTCGATTTCCGCATGTCCAGCACCTGCCTGTTCTCCGATATCGTGCTGCCCACTGCGACATGGTATGAAAAAGACGACATGAATACGTCGGATATGCATCCGTTTATTCATCCGCTTTCAGCTGCCGTCGACCCGGCCTGGGAATCCCGCAGCGACTGGGAGATCTACAAAGGTATTGCCAGCGTTTTCTCAGAGGTGTGCATCGGCCATCTTGGCACCGAAACGGACGTGGTACTGCAGCCGCTGCAGCACGACTCCCCGGGGGAACTGTCACAGCCGTTTGATATTCAGGACTGGCGCAAAGGCGAATGCGATCTCATTCCGGGTAAAACGGCGCCGACGATTGCGGTGGTCGAACGGCATTATCCGGAAACCTACGAGCGCTTTACTTCACTCGGCCCGCTGATGGACAAACTCGGCAACGGCGGGAAAGGCATTTCATGGAATACCCAGAGCGAGGTCGATTTCCTTGGCAAGCTGAACTACGTCAAGCTTGATGGCCCGGCAAAAGGACGCCCGCGTATTGAAACGGCGATTGACGCCTCTGAAGTGATCCTCGCCCTCGCCCCTGAAACGAATGGCCAGGTGGCAGTGCGAGCCTGGCAAGCGCTGGGCGAACTGACCGGTCGCGATCACACCCATCTGGCGCTGAACAAAGAAGATGAGAAAATCCGCTTCCGCGATATTCAGGCCCAGCCGCGGAAAATTATCTCCAGCCCCACCTGGTCGGGCCTTGAGAGCGAGCATGTCTCCTATAACGCCGGTTATACCAACGTTCACGAGCTTATTCCCTGGCGCACCCTTTCCGGTCGTCAGCAGCTGTATCAGGACCATCCGTGGATGCGCGCGTTCGGGGAGAGTCTGGTGGCCTATCGCCCACCGATTGATACCCGAAGCGTTAGCCATATGCGCGAAATCCCGCCGAACGGCTTCCCGGAGAAGGCGCTGAACTTCCTGACGCCACACCAGAAATGGGGCATTCACTCGACCTACAGTGAAAACCTGCTGATGCAGACGCTGTCACGCGGGGGGCCTATCGTCTGGATCAGCGAAACCGATGCCAGAGAGTTAGGCATTGAAGACAACGACTGGATCGAAGCCTTCAACGCCAACGGGGCCCTGACCGCCCGGGCAGTGGTGAGCCAGCGCGTCCCGCCGGGCATGACCATGATGTACCACGCGCAGGAACGTATCCTGAATATTCCGGGTTCAGAAGTCACCGGTCGTCGCGGCGGGATCCATAACTCGGTGACGCGCGTCTGTCCCAAACCGACACACATGATTGGCGGCTACGCCCAGCTGGCGTACAGCTTCAACTATTACGGCACCGTCGGCTCTAACCGCGACGAGTTCATCATGATCCGCAAAATGAAAAACATTAACTGGCTGGATGGCGAAGGTCGGGATCAGGTACAGGAGGCGAAAAAATGA
- the narH gene encoding nitrate reductase subunit beta — MKIRSQVGMVLNLDKCIGCHTCSVTCKNVWTGREGMEYAWFNNVETKPGIGYPKNWEDQEEWQGGWVRGITGKLTPRLGGRVGVLSKIFANPSLPGIDDYYEPFTFDYQDLHRAPQGDHLPTARPRSLISGKRMDKIVGGPNWEELLGGEFEKRARDRNFDKIQKEMYGQFENTFMMYLPRLCEHCLNPSCVATCPSGAIYKREEDGIVLIDQDKCRGWRMCISGCPYKKIYFNWKSGKSEKCIFCYPRIESGQPTVCSETCVGRIRYLGVLLYDADRIEEAASTEHETDLYERQCDVFLDPHDPAVIEEAFKQGIPQNVIDAAQRSPVYKMAMDWKLALPLHPEYRTLPMVWYVPPLSPIQSYADAGGLPLNDGVLPAVESLRIPVQYLANMLSAGDPAPVLRALKRMMAMRHYKRSQTVEGVTDTRAIEEVGLSVEQVEEMYRYLAIANYEDRFVIPTSHREMARDAFPERNGCGFSFGDGCHGSDTKFNLFNSSRIDAINITEVRDHGEGE, encoded by the coding sequence ATGAAAATACGCTCACAGGTTGGAATGGTGCTGAATCTCGACAAATGCATTGGCTGTCACACCTGCTCGGTCACCTGTAAAAACGTCTGGACCGGGCGTGAAGGTATGGAATATGCGTGGTTCAACAACGTCGAAACCAAACCGGGGATTGGCTACCCGAAAAACTGGGAAGATCAGGAGGAGTGGCAAGGCGGCTGGGTACGCGGGATCACCGGCAAGCTGACACCGCGTCTCGGCGGGCGCGTGGGCGTGCTGTCAAAAATCTTTGCCAACCCGTCCCTGCCCGGCATTGATGATTACTACGAGCCCTTCACGTTTGATTACCAGGATCTGCACCGTGCACCACAAGGCGATCACCTCCCGACGGCCCGCCCGCGCTCGCTGATTAGCGGCAAACGGATGGACAAAATTGTTGGCGGCCCGAACTGGGAAGAACTGCTTGGCGGCGAGTTCGAAAAACGCGCCCGCGACCGCAACTTCGACAAGATCCAGAAGGAGATGTACGGCCAGTTTGAAAACACCTTCATGATGTACCTGCCGCGCCTGTGTGAACACTGCCTGAACCCGAGCTGCGTGGCCACCTGCCCGAGCGGTGCCATCTACAAGCGTGAAGAAGACGGCATTGTGCTGATTGACCAGGACAAATGCCGTGGCTGGCGCATGTGCATCAGCGGTTGCCCGTACAAGAAAATCTACTTCAACTGGAAAAGCGGAAAGTCGGAGAAATGCATCTTCTGCTACCCGCGCATTGAGTCTGGCCAGCCAACCGTCTGTTCGGAGACCTGCGTCGGGCGTATTCGCTATCTGGGCGTGCTGCTGTATGACGCGGATCGCATTGAAGAAGCGGCCAGCACCGAACATGAAACCGACCTCTATGAACGCCAGTGTGACGTATTCCTTGATCCGCATGACCCGGCGGTCATTGAAGAAGCCTTCAAGCAAGGTATTCCGCAGAACGTGATTGACGCCGCCCAGCGTTCCCCGGTTTACAAGATGGCGATGGACTGGAAGCTGGCCCTGCCGCTGCATCCGGAATACCGCACCCTGCCGATGGTCTGGTACGTTCCGCCGTTGTCACCGATCCAGTCTTACGCAGACGCGGGCGGCCTGCCGCTCAACGACGGCGTGTTACCGGCGGTCGAAAGCCTGCGCATACCGGTGCAGTATCTGGCCAACATGCTCAGCGCGGGCGATCCTGCTCCGGTGCTGCGCGCCCTGAAACGCATGATGGCCATGCGTCATTACAAACGCTCTCAGACCGTTGAAGGCGTGACCGATACCCGCGCCATCGAAGAAGTGGGCCTTAGCGTCGAGCAGGTCGAAGAGATGTACCGCTATCTGGCGATTGCCAACTACGAAGATCGTTTCGTGATCCCCACCAGCCACCGCGAAATGGCGCGCGACGCCTTCCCGGAACGCAACGGCTGCGGCTTCTCCTTTGGCGACGGGTGCCACGGTTCCGACACCAAATTCAACCTCTTTAACAGCAGCCGCATAGATGCCATCAACATCACCGAAGTGCGCGACCACGGGGAGGGAGAGTGA
- the narW gene encoding nitrate reductase molybdenum cofactor assembly chaperone translates to MQILKIIALLIEYPDETLWENREEALSLIEQDLPALLPFARQHLDAALLDKQAEWCEVFERGRATSLLLFEHVHAESRDRGQAMVDLMSQYEKAGLQLDCRELPDYLPLYLEYLSLVTDDEAREGLHNVAPILALIGGRLKQRGVAHYQLFDALLTLAGTRLTSDSVAKQVSTEKRDDTRQALDAVWEEEQVKFIEDNATSCDTSPMQQYQRRFSQDVAPQYVDVSAGGPK, encoded by the coding sequence ATGCAGATCCTCAAAATCATCGCCCTGCTGATTGAGTATCCCGATGAAACATTATGGGAAAATCGCGAGGAAGCACTTTCCCTGATAGAACAGGATCTCCCTGCGTTACTGCCCTTTGCCCGCCAGCATCTGGATGCCGCGCTGCTGGATAAGCAGGCCGAATGGTGCGAGGTGTTTGAGCGGGGTCGTGCGACCTCGCTGCTGCTGTTTGAGCACGTTCATGCTGAATCCCGCGATCGCGGCCAGGCGATGGTCGACCTGATGAGCCAGTACGAAAAAGCCGGCCTGCAGCTGGACTGTCGCGAGCTGCCGGACTATCTGCCGCTCTACCTGGAGTATCTCAGCCTCGTCACCGACGACGAGGCCCGCGAAGGGCTACACAACGTTGCGCCGATCCTGGCGCTGATTGGCGGTCGCCTGAAGCAGCGCGGCGTGGCGCATTATCAGCTGTTCGATGCGCTCCTGACGCTCGCAGGCACGCGTCTGACCAGCGACAGCGTGGCGAAACAGGTTTCCACCGAGAAACGGGATGATACCCGCCAGGCGCTGGACGCCGTCTGGGAAGAGGAACAGGTCAAGTTTATCGAGGACAACGCCACATCGTGTGATACCTCACCGATGCAGCAATATCAACGACGCTTTAGCCAGGACGTTGCCCCGCAGTATGTCGACGTCAGTGCGGGAGGCCCAAAATGA
- the narI gene encoding respiratory nitrate reductase subunit gamma, with protein MIQFLNVFFYDIYPYLCGTVFLVGSWLRYDYGQYTWRASSSQMLDKRGMVLWSNLFHIGILGIFFGHLFGMLTPHWVYSWFLPMSQKQLMAMILGGVCGVLTLVGGAGLLIRRLTNPRIRATSSTADILILCILLVQCILGLTTIPFSAKYPDGSEMLKLVDWAQSVVTFRGGSSEHLAGVAFIFRVHLVLGMTIFLIFPFTRLVHVWSAPVEYLTRRYQVVRSRR; from the coding sequence ATGATCCAGTTTCTGAACGTCTTTTTCTACGATATTTACCCCTACCTGTGCGGCACGGTTTTTCTGGTGGGAAGCTGGCTTCGTTATGACTACGGGCAGTATACCTGGCGCGCCTCCTCCAGCCAGATGCTGGATAAGCGCGGCATGGTGCTGTGGTCGAATCTGTTCCATATCGGGATCCTGGGGATCTTCTTCGGACATCTTTTCGGGATGCTGACGCCGCACTGGGTTTATTCGTGGTTTCTGCCGATGTCGCAGAAACAGCTGATGGCGATGATTCTGGGTGGCGTTTGCGGCGTGCTCACGCTGGTGGGCGGTGCGGGATTATTGATTCGCCGGCTGACGAACCCGCGTATCCGGGCGACCTCCTCCACGGCAGATATCCTGATCCTCTGCATTTTGCTGGTGCAGTGTATTCTTGGGCTCACCACCATTCCGTTTTCCGCGAAATATCCCGACGGCAGCGAGATGCTCAAGCTGGTGGACTGGGCGCAGTCGGTAGTGACCTTCCGCGGTGGCTCGTCCGAACATCTGGCGGGCGTGGCGTTTATCTTCCGTGTCCATCTGGTGCTGGGCATGACCATTTTCCTGATCTTCCCCTTCACCCGACTGGTGCACGTCTGGAGCGCGCCGGTGGAGTATTTAACGCGCAGGTATCAGGTGGTGAGATCGCGCCGCTGA
- the nhoA gene encoding N-hydroxyarylamine O-acetyltransferase, with protein sequence MSPFLSAYFARTGWQQPVQVDIDTLRALHLHHNCAIPFENIDVVMPREIHLEDQCLVDKLVTARRGGYCFEQNGLFERVLREVGFTVRSVLGRVVLASPPQMPPRTHRLLLVELNGERWIADVGFGGQTLTAPIRLLANEEQETPHGLYRLLSEGNDWILQFSHHDHWQSMYHFDLTTQYFSDYVMGNFWSAHWPQSHFRHHLLMCRHLPDGGKLTLTNFNFTHWQKGHAEEQVHLPDANALYQVMQSRFGLGVDDPKHGFSLDALTAVMAGFDTHPQAGK encoded by the coding sequence ATGTCCCCATTTCTGAGTGCTTATTTTGCCCGTACGGGCTGGCAACAGCCTGTTCAGGTTGACATCGACACCCTGCGGGCGCTGCATCTACACCACAACTGCGCGATCCCCTTCGAGAATATTGACGTCGTGATGCCGCGCGAGATCCATCTGGAAGATCAGTGCCTGGTCGACAAACTGGTGACGGCGCGTCGTGGAGGCTATTGCTTTGAGCAGAACGGCCTGTTCGAACGCGTTTTGCGTGAAGTGGGCTTTACGGTTCGCAGCGTGCTGGGCCGCGTGGTCTTAGCCAGTCCGCCACAGATGCCGCCGCGTACGCATCGTCTGCTGCTGGTTGAACTCAACGGCGAGCGCTGGATTGCCGACGTCGGTTTTGGCGGACAGACGCTGACGGCGCCGATTCGTTTGCTCGCCAACGAGGAGCAGGAGACACCCCACGGGCTGTACCGTTTGCTGAGCGAGGGCAACGACTGGATCCTGCAGTTCAGCCACCACGATCACTGGCAGTCGATGTACCATTTTGATCTGACAACACAGTATTTCAGCGATTACGTGATGGGCAACTTCTGGTCTGCGCACTGGCCGCAATCCCATTTTCGCCACCATCTGTTGATGTGTCGCCATCTGCCTGACGGCGGAAAGCTGACCCTGACCAACTTTAACTTTACCCACTGGCAGAAGGGGCATGCGGAAGAGCAGGTCCATCTTCCCGACGCGAACGCGCTGTATCAGGTGATGCAGTCACGGTTTGGACTGGGCGTTGACGATCCAAAACACGGGTTTTCGCTGGACGCGCTGACGGCGGTGATGGCCGGGTTTGATACACATCCTCAGGCCGGGAAATAG
- a CDS encoding flavin reductase family protein — MSAFRPVELKHASRLLNHGPTVLITSRDESIDRRNVMAAAWSMPVEFEPPRIAIVVDKSTWSRELIERSGKFGIVIPGVAAANWAYAVGSVSGRDEDKFNCYGIPVVQGPVLGLPVIEEKCLAWMECRLLPVTAAAEKYDTLFGEVVSAAADERAFVAGRWQFDGDKLNTLHHLGAGTFVTSGKMVKALEK, encoded by the coding sequence ATGAGCGCGTTTCGTCCCGTTGAATTAAAGCATGCCAGCCGTCTGCTGAACCATGGCCCTACGGTGCTGATTACCAGCCGCGATGAGTCTATCGACCGTCGTAACGTCATGGCCGCGGCCTGGTCGATGCCGGTAGAGTTTGAGCCACCGCGTATCGCAATTGTGGTGGACAAAAGCACCTGGTCGCGCGAACTGATTGAGCGCAGCGGAAAGTTCGGTATTGTCATCCCCGGCGTGGCAGCGGCTAACTGGGCTTACGCCGTCGGCAGCGTGAGCGGGCGCGACGAAGACAAGTTCAACTGCTACGGGATCCCGGTTGTGCAAGGTCCGGTACTCGGACTGCCGGTGATTGAAGAGAAATGCCTGGCGTGGATGGAGTGTCGTTTACTCCCGGTTACCGCAGCCGCAGAAAAATACGACACGCTGTTTGGTGAGGTTGTTTCGGCAGCCGCAGATGAACGCGCGTTTGTCGCCGGACGCTGGCAGTTTGACGGCGATAAGCTGAATACCCTGCATCATCTGGGGGCCGGGACGTTTGTGACCAGTGGGAAAATGGTAAAGGCGCTGGAAAAATAG
- the fusA gene encoding elongation factor G, protein MPRPIPLERYRNIGISAHIDAGKTTTTERILFYTGMSHKLGEVHDGAATTDWMAQEQERGITITSAAVSCFWPGMDRGFEPHRINIIDTPGHVDFTIEVERSMRVLDGAVMVYDSVGGVQPQSETVWRQANKYHVPRLAFVNKMDRPGADFFRVVRMMQERLKANPVPIVIPVGAEEHFTGVVDLIKMRTILWDDATQGMVFTYAPVPDDVVSTAQEWREKMVSAAAEASDELMDKYLETGDLEEAEIIRGLRMRTISGEIQPMLCGSAFKNKGVQRMLDAVIELMPSPLDVPAIDGVDENGQHAERHPDDNEPFSALAFKLMSDPYVGQLTFIRVYSGVLRKGDAVYNPVKGKKERIGRIVLMHANDRHEVDELRAGDIAACVGLKDVTTGDTLTDPNAVITLERMEFPDPVISLAIEPKTKGDQEKMGIALQRLAAEDPSFRLHTDEESGQTIISGMGELHLEIIVDRMRREFGVEANIGRPQVTYRETLRKAVKDIEGKFVRQSGGKGQYGHVVLSLAPLEPGSGFVFEDATKGGVVPREYIPYVEKGLREAMNSGVLAGYPVVDVKATLTFGSYHEVDSSEMAFRMAAILGFKEGARKADPVILEPVMHVEVETPEEYAGNIMGDLSSRRGMVQGMEEQYGSQIIRADVPLAEMFGYATTLRSMSQGRATYTMEFHHFAEAPRNVADEIIARRAK, encoded by the coding sequence ATGCCCCGACCCATCCCTCTCGAACGTTATCGCAACATCGGTATCTCCGCGCATATCGATGCCGGTAAAACGACCACCACCGAGCGCATCCTGTTTTATACCGGTATGAGCCACAAACTGGGTGAAGTACACGATGGCGCGGCAACTACCGACTGGATGGCACAGGAGCAAGAGCGCGGGATAACCATTACCTCTGCGGCAGTCAGCTGTTTCTGGCCAGGTATGGACCGGGGCTTTGAACCGCACCGGATCAACATTATCGACACCCCGGGCCACGTGGATTTCACCATTGAGGTGGAACGTTCCATGCGTGTACTCGACGGCGCTGTCATGGTGTATGACTCCGTCGGTGGCGTGCAGCCGCAGTCGGAAACCGTCTGGCGTCAGGCGAACAAATATCATGTCCCGCGGCTGGCCTTCGTCAACAAAATGGACCGCCCGGGTGCGGACTTCTTCCGCGTCGTGCGAATGATGCAGGAGCGTCTGAAAGCGAATCCGGTCCCGATTGTTATTCCGGTGGGGGCAGAAGAACACTTCACCGGCGTGGTGGATCTCATCAAAATGCGTACCATTTTGTGGGACGATGCTACCCAGGGCATGGTGTTTACCTATGCTCCTGTGCCGGATGACGTAGTGAGTACTGCGCAGGAATGGCGGGAAAAAATGGTCTCTGCGGCGGCGGAAGCCAGCGATGAGCTGATGGATAAATACCTGGAAACGGGTGATTTAGAGGAAGCGGAAATCATCAGGGGGCTGCGTATGCGGACCATCTCCGGTGAAATCCAGCCGATGCTGTGCGGCAGCGCGTTTAAAAATAAAGGCGTGCAACGCATGCTCGATGCGGTCATTGAACTGATGCCGTCGCCTCTGGACGTGCCCGCCATTGATGGTGTGGATGAGAATGGGCAGCATGCCGAGCGTCATCCAGACGACAACGAGCCGTTCTCCGCATTGGCCTTTAAACTGATGAGCGACCCGTACGTCGGACAGCTGACCTTTATCCGCGTTTACTCTGGCGTGCTGCGCAAAGGCGACGCGGTGTACAACCCGGTGAAAGGGAAGAAAGAGCGCATTGGGCGCATCGTGCTGATGCATGCTAACGATCGCCACGAAGTGGATGAGCTGCGCGCGGGCGATATCGCGGCCTGCGTTGGGTTGAAAGATGTGACAACCGGTGACACGCTCACCGACCCGAATGCCGTCATCACGCTGGAACGGATGGAGTTTCCGGACCCGGTTATCTCGCTTGCGATTGAGCCGAAAACCAAAGGCGATCAGGAGAAAATGGGCATTGCATTGCAGCGCCTGGCAGCGGAAGACCCTTCGTTTCGTCTGCACACCGATGAAGAGTCCGGCCAGACAATTATCTCCGGGATGGGTGAGTTACATCTTGAGATTATCGTTGACCGCATGCGGCGTGAGTTCGGCGTTGAGGCGAACATTGGTCGCCCACAGGTCACGTACCGTGAAACCCTGCGTAAAGCGGTGAAGGATATCGAAGGGAAATTTGTCCGACAGTCCGGCGGTAAAGGGCAGTACGGCCATGTGGTGCTCAGTCTGGCACCGTTAGAGCCCGGCAGTGGTTTTGTGTTTGAAGATGCCACCAAGGGCGGCGTTGTCCCGCGCGAGTATATTCCGTATGTGGAGAAAGGCCTGCGCGAAGCCATGAACAGCGGTGTCCTGGCGGGGTATCCGGTTGTCGATGTGAAAGCGACCCTGACGTTTGGCTCCTATCACGAGGTCGACTCCTCGGAAATGGCGTTCCGCATGGCGGCGATCCTCGGCTTTAAAGAGGGCGCTCGCAAAGCGGACCCGGTGATTCTTGAACCGGTCATGCATGTCGAGGTGGAAACACCGGAAGAGTACGCCGGCAACATCATGGGCGATCTCTCTTCCCGCCGCGGCATGGTGCAGGGAATGGAAGAGCAGTACGGTAGTCAGATTATTCGCGCGGATGTGCCGCTGGCGGAGATGTTTGGCTATGCCACGACGCTGCGTTCGATGTCGCAAGGCCGCGCGACCTACACGATGGAATTCCATCATTTCGCGGAAGCACCGCGTAATGTTGCGGATGAAATTATTGCACGGCGCGCGAAGTAA
- a CDS encoding ArsR/SmtB family transcription factor, whose product MIPNHPETEQILLENVLFALGNPLRLSIIRRLADGSELSCNALRPDEVVKSTMTHHWRVLRDSGVIWQRPQGRENMISLRRDDLDARFPGLMAILLQTK is encoded by the coding sequence ATGATCCCGAACCACCCTGAAACTGAACAAATACTGCTGGAAAATGTGCTTTTTGCCCTTGGTAACCCGCTACGGCTGTCGATTATCCGCAGGCTGGCCGATGGCAGCGAACTGAGCTGTAACGCGCTGCGCCCGGACGAGGTGGTGAAATCGACGATGACCCATCACTGGCGCGTGCTGCGCGACAGCGGCGTGATTTGGCAGCGCCCGCAGGGACGAGAAAATATGATTTCACTGCGCAGAGACGATCTTGATGCCCGCTTTCCGGGGCTGATGGCAATATTGCTGCAGACGAAGTAA
- the pptA gene encoding tautomerase PptA — translation MPHVDIKCFPRDLNDDQKTALAADIAEVITRHLNSKDRSISVALNEVQEADWKAQVWDTEIEPNLDHLIKKPGYSI, via the coding sequence ATGCCACACGTAGATATCAAATGTTTTCCCCGTGATTTGAACGACGACCAAAAAACCGCGCTGGCGGCGGATATTGCCGAGGTGATTACCCGTCATCTGAACAGTAAAGATCGCTCTATTTCGGTCGCCCTGAATGAAGTGCAGGAAGCCGACTGGAAAGCGCAGGTCTGGGATACCGAAATTGAACCCAACCTGGATCACTTAATTAAGAAACCCGGCTATTCAATATGA